The Cervus canadensis isolate Bull #8, Minnesota chromosome X, ASM1932006v1, whole genome shotgun sequence genome contains a region encoding:
- the LOC122435374 gene encoding melanoma-associated antigen B1-like, producing MPRGQKSKLRGREKCHQARMETKDLGDAQAAASPTPTSGSTPPGSPTAGAGQNPQGAAATSSPVAGASRPRSKARARRQAMQHRKSSQASTSAKPAPPDPLTKKAGVLIHFLLQKFKMKQPIRKRDMLKLFHKRFKTRFPEVLRRAAECMELAFGLELKEVKPNGHSYTLVSNLGLTNDGVLSSSWGLPKNGLLMPLLSVIFLNGNRASEADVWEFLNILGIYDGKQHVIFGDPRKLITEELVQQNYLVYRQIPDSDPLSYEFLWGPRAHAETNKMKVLEFVAKINSTVPSAFPFHYEEALRDEEERAKAISAARARGAAKAIACSKVPPSNPSSPQ from the coding sequence ATGCCTCGGGGACAGAAGAGCAAGCTCCGTGGGCGTGAGAAATGCCACCAAGCACGCATGGAGACCAAGGATCTCGGGGATGCTCAGGctgctgcctcccccacccctactTCTGGGAGTAcacccccaggctcccccacTGCTGGTGCGGGCCAGAATCCTCAGGGAGCTGCAGCCACTAGCTCTCCTGTTGCAGGGGCTTCACGCCCAAGATCTAAAGCACGTGCCAGGCGCCAAGCTATGCAACATAGAAAGTCTTCCCAGGCCTCGACCTCTGCTAAGCCCGCTCCCCCAGATCCTCTGACCAAGAAGGCAGGGGTGTTGATACATTTCCTGCTTCAGAAGTTTAAGATGAAACAGCCCATTAGGAAGAGAGATATGCTGAAGCTTTTTCACAAAAGGTTCAAGACACGCTTCCCCGAGGTCCTCAGGAGAGCAGCTGAGTGCATGGAGCTGGCCTTTGGTCTTGAGTTGAAGGAAGTCAAGCCGAATGGTCACTCCTATACCCTGGTCAGCAATCTAGGCCTCACCAATGATGGTGTGCTGAGCAGCAGCTGGGGGCTGCCGAAGAATGGGCTTCTGATGCCTCTGCTGAGTGTGATCTTCCTGAATGGCAACCGCGCCTCTGAGGCTGATGTCTGGGAGTTCCTGAATATTCTAGGCATCTATGATGGAAAGCAGCATGTAATCTTTGGGGATCCCAGGAAGCTCATCACGGAAGAGCTGGTGCAGCAGAATTACCTGGTGTATCGTCAGATTCCCGACAGCGATCCCCTGAGTTATGAGTTCCTGTGGGGCCCAAGAGCCCATGCTGAAACCAACAAGATGAAGGTGCTGGAGTTTGTGGCCAAGATCAATAGTACCGTCCCCAGTGCTTTCCCATTCCATTATGAAGAGGCTTTGAGAGATGAGGAAGAGAGAGCCAAAGCCATATCTGCAGCCAGGGCTCGTGGTGCTGCTAAGGCCATTGCCTGCTCCAAGGTCCCACCCAGCAATCCGTCCAGCCCCCAGTGA